The DNA segment taagatgctgaattttatctgcttgacaattcagataacaaaataccgtacggaacaaatgctgttccgtattggttcaaaacggaacgatacatttcattctcgaatacagagcgattccatATTTTAAGGATCGGCAAttctgccgccaagacagtcgcgaagacagtcaggaagaccgtcggccaactccttggcaactgtcggccaaccagttggcggacaatctggaagactgtcggaGAGACCGTCTgtgactgtcggccaatcggtcggcagtttcgtggttgtcgtagacatggcgccttttcaaaaattgaccgttgagactctttttgagactagttggcagcatgtcgcagacattctgccaactagttggccgaatgtcccagattcggcaatcatggtagccgacaccaagacgcccaaaaattcttggagcgtgggagccgacgtgtcaaatgcagaagtcgctgggttgtcgtgccccagagtcggcacagtgtgaacggggctttagagcAACggacatgcgagagagagagagagagagagagagagagaggcgcgcgGATTTTAGCTTAAAGCCAGTGGACACGAGGGGGACGCGATGCCGGTAGGGAATCGTGCGGCCGACACCGTGCACGTCTAGCCGACTGTACAGTAATGTATCCGGAGATTGGTTGCGGGAAGACAGCTTGAATTGgcttcggggggggggggggggggggtattgttTAGTGGGTGTTCTGTGTTCGTGTGGTGGGTGGTAGCCCAGGGATGAGTCGGTAATTTGAGAGAACCCCTGCGGCGAATTGGCAACCTTCGTCCTTCACctctggagagaaagagagagagagacgctcgcTTTGTCAGAGACCAGACGTGCCAGGCCTTGCTCCGAGAGTTAGCTTTATTTAGCTGTTTTGCGGTAGGCTGCGACACGCAGTCGTACTTAAATTAGATTATTTAGTCTGGAGGGTGACATTTTCCGAATAACCTGGGTGATGAGCGTTTGGCGTGGAGTAGGGTTGGAGTAACGTTAATAGAACTTATTCAAGTATCTAAGCAGGCGGCCCAGGGCTTGCCCTTGCTGcccagaggagagagaaaattatcCTGTTCCTCTAGGGAGCCTGGACGCATTATTCCTAACTGTATACTGGCTTGGTCCCATACCCACAAGCAGCCAGTCAagtcagatgtgtcagccagaccgagccagtcacgacgcagggGGGGCTTGGAGATTGACTTCATAAACAGtttctatgtaacaaatatatgaaatcaatatattgttgccttattattaaTAACAGTGTGTGAGTAGCAATAGTCCATAAAGGAGTAGTTGAAAACTACTTTTTAAATAATTTTCTTACACTTGAAGCCAAAGCCATCtctgttaaaatgatgatgaagtaTGCAAAGTTGCCATGTTCCACTTTTGCTGTTAGGTATGCAATGCAGTAGTATTTGGCATGCCATGCAATGATTTTGGTCAACAGCTCTACATTGACATTATATATGGTTATGACTTATGAGCATACTAGCATGTATGACTTTGATATAGACTGGAATGTCTcatgctgcaagagagagagagagagagagagagagagaaagagacgcgATCATGGAGGCAGACCTCGCCACACTACAAGTTTTGCTTTTATGCTTCGTAGTCAACTCATGTCGCGTAATACATACCtgcctttttttcatcattgaacAGGTAGTCCTGGCCCTGCCCTAGGACCCCGTATACATTTCAAGGGCAAGAATTTTTTGACAGCTGTTTTGAGTAACTGGGTATACTGGATTTTAAAATCACATAGGTGGACATTCGAATTTAACAGCGAATGGCCGTTAGGGGGCGTTTTCCAAAATGACCGCCGATCTGATATCGGAAATACATCTATATACTACTTTTTCTCTGATATTTTAATGTAGCACCTCTATTCTGGGATTTTTTTTAACATGCAGAACTCATTTCTGACCTTATTTATTAGCTAAATTAAATGCTAGAGGGAATTTTCCACTTTTAAGTAAAATTTACCacttttttccattcattcagaACTATTGCAGTACCATTTCTTCAAACCACTATTTTAGGTTTATAATGCACATAAAACTAAATgttgaacatatttttttgttttcaatgCTGTAAAAGGGTAAAAAGCTCACGTCGCCGCTCCACCAGTAAGCGAagtgctaggatacggtcagttattgatttaccaggcgtgaacccagactgctcaggtctctgcATCTTCAGCAGATGgatgcgaattcgcatcagcaataggtgggcaagcactcTGCCTGGAAAACTGCTCAATGTAATACCCCGGTAGTTTTTGCAGTCCTTTgggtcccctttctctttccatattgggacgaccaaccccctcttccagtcaggaggaatggtaccggactgccatacggcagtgaagactgcatgcaacccgcggatcatggccccACCTCCAGCTCTGAGCatctccgcactgatgttacaggtgccaggtagCTTTTCACCCcacaactttgccacagcctctctgacctcagccagagagggtgggctttcgtcgatgggtggatcagcatccgccacctacAACCCAGCAACCGGAAGCTGCCCACGGGGAGgatccgccatgtacagctgctcaaagtactcagcccaacgagccctctgcctaACCATGTGTgacacgaggcagccatcagctgttcgaatagcgctcacctgagaggagaattggagcggagcttcttcagggctcggtaaacagatcggaggtcattcgcaattaaatggccctcgacttcctcagcgagactcctcacatacctctccttgtctctcctcggGAGAACTCTAGTCgtacgcgacagagccctgtattggtcctggttcccagcaagtctggcagcgcgactctcctcaatactctgcagcgtctccaccgaggcgaAGCCACTCCTAGATtgcgggcgctctccaatgcactccttggcagtttgcagagtctcacgtttgaaggtatctcaCTGTTCTACAGGGTgctccagggtgctgagcacatcaaaccgatttgagactgtcactgcatattcATGAGCACAtgcaggtccttcagcctctcgagatagaacacagtattgttgcatctcgGGATTCTTcgtgacctgacatgaagcttgagtgttgcaacaacaagccaatggtcagttgcaaagaactcagcactctggTAAACCCTGCACTTCTCAAGGATCCTCCAActagtacttacgaggatgtggttAATCTCCTCAGCTACCCCTCCGACATCgttataccaagtccagcggtgctgCTCTGGTCTCTCGTacgtaccaggaacccgcaattctcaaccttctggatttttcaaaattcaggaggagagagctgttgatatttctggtaccagaaccatggggaccaacacagctcgtagccaaccctgtcaagtgccagtagtagcactgaagtcgcccaggacaatgaatGTGTCCCgagagggcactggtctaatacggagtcgagtttggcgtagaacatctcttCAGTTTCACTCATCTCGGTAgaagcgtacactgcaacaagagacatgaagcctggtgtgtgcttcagcctcactcgcattattcGCTCATCAATCGGAGCAACTTCAATCACAAATTGTATCAGTTAGCtggaatcttaataacaggcataaaggagtcagatgagtaggaggaatatgcccagaattgtccagagtggagtttttacagaaagtttgagagaagagttcagccttatagataaatgagacggcggtgctgccgtcatggttaagaagaggagggaaagatgaagaggtgcAATGGAGGAgttatttttggctaggtgctagaagtctctggaagaattagaaaaagcaaggttttgacatttactatggatgaaagagcttttggtaagtcgaatatatatatatatatatatatatatatatatatatatatatatatatatatatatatatagagagagagagagagagagagagagagagagagagagagagagagagagagagagagagagagagagagagagagagagattagtgaatatatattattttctatttacaTATCTACTTTTCTGATTACGCCAATGAGGATGAAATCATTATAGAAAAATCATATTTCATAATCAAGAGGTAGCCCTTTCCCCTCATGATGACTCGTTATGTCACCTATTAATTGTTGCAGGTACTGTCAGATTTATGATTCAATAGTACAAAGAGGTACAATGAGTGATATATAAGGAAATTCACTGTCACCAACTAACCTGGAGCAACTGCCGAGATTGTTGtgcatttctcatttttttcggaAGTCTTCGATATTTCTCTCGGCAAGTTGCTTGTAGTTCATACAGAAGGAGCCCTCGAAGCTTGGTTTCCCCTGCACATATCGAAGAGTCAATTAACTGATTGTATAgcaattcgtgtgtgtgtgtgtgtgtgtgtgtgtgtgtgtgtaagcgcttAGTTCACCATGTTCCGATCATGTGTTGGAGTTGCAATCGCCTGCAAGTACCTTCCCGTCAGAAGCAATCTTATcatagtcaatctctgggtactaccAGGATTTTCGCACACCACACATATCATCCcatagtaaccactccttgttagCGTAAAAATCCAGACCTGGCAGCGTAAAGcgttaaccactgagctacggaatgatgatgatgatgtgtgtgtgtgtgtgtgtgtgtgtgtgtgtgtgtgtgtgtgtgtgtgtcatcttctAGCCTTATTACTCCATTTTTGGAGAAAGGATTTTCCTAACGTTCTCAACCTCTGACTCGTGTCAATGCAGTCCATGCTGCTCCGGAAAATCGTCTAAATCCATTTCACTACCTGTTTCTCTTCCCGCCCTAACGTCTACAATTGCTGGGTAGCTACTCTTATCGTTAGCCATCTATTATCAGTTGTATTAGATCATATCACTCTTTCGTACTCTTATTTTTTGTTAAAATATGTTTGacctttatgtattttctatttcaTGGTGTTTGCTTCCTGTCTCTCCAAATTATACTCAGCATTTtaatttccattcctcttttgcgcgttgttttcctttctcactaAATATTTTGAGATTTTCTAAAACGCATGATTCGACTGGCAGAACACATTGATTTTATATTTTAATCTTCTTGGCGTTTCCTATTCATAACACTACTATGTTTATAAAAGCAGTCTTTCTCATTAATACTCTTTCCGATTTCTTTTTCACGTTAAGGATTTGGACTAATTAACCGTCTTAGATGTATATATTCCTCTACTTCCTCAAGTATTTCATTTCCGCTCATTCTTCGTTCTACTGTCAAGTGTTCATTGAACATTAacatagttacacacacacacacacacacacacacacacacacacacacacataaaaataaaaaataaaaaatatatatatatatatatatatatatatatatatatatatatatatatatatatatatatatatatatacccaccccacacacacacacatatatatatatatatatatatatatatatatatatatatatatatatatatatatatatatatatatatatatatatatatatatatatacagtaaaacccttaTAACTCGGCACTGTATAACTCGGAATTTGATATAACTCGGCAATGCAACGAAATATTAATTAAAAAATAAGTTTCGAGTTCAAACAAATCAcaaagaaaaaattgaaaaaattcaTGCATCTCGGCATATTGGCGAATTTTAACCACATCCTGTCGTCTACACTCGGCATGCCTCACCCACATTTTCTTAGAAAGTGTATCCACACTTTGGCCACCTGATCTCACTCTTCTACACTCTCTGATTTATCTCGGTATGCTGCCGAATTATCTCCATATCTCATGGTTTACACTCGTCAAGGCTTCCCCGCGCTATTCCTGTATTAAAATCATGTACCCTCACTGTCCCTGCTCGTTCCTCAAACACCCACGTGTTGTCTAATTGGACTACATGACTACAGCAGCCCCTTCATTTGTATGTGTTGATTTAAGCTTTTACTGCTGCTGTGTAGTGTAGTGTTTTCAAAAATTTGACTGTATAAGcaataggagggaaggggaatgagggattTGTATAACTCGGAATGTTGAATAACTCGGCAAAGCTGGGAGCCCCTATTATGCCGAGTTATAAAGgtttcactatatatatatatatatatatatatatatatatatatatatatatatatatatatatatatatatatatatatatatatatatatatatatagtgttaaAACGGATATTATTTCCTATAACTAATAATATGATGTTACTGAAACGTTATACATAGTGAATCTATGAAAAACATCACTAATCAAAACTCGTATACTGACTTTGTAAACACTTGTATGTTAAATATTATATAACATTAATTTTTCATAATTATGAATGTGAAGCCAAATATATTGACATATAAAGAGTTGAAAACAAAAACTTACCTGGTGAAAATATGTTCGCTATCGCTAATACTTCGCGGCAAAGAGTCTCCTTCCTCTCTAGAAGGTCTTTGGAAAGATCACTCAGgtcctgctgttgctgctgttgctgaccTCCTCCGTGGCCGTATAACTGCGCCATGGCTAATTTTACATCGCTTCTATAGTAATGATTTTCACTCAGCTTAGTTGTTGTTGCTTTTAGGAAAGCCTCTGATGTATTCAATGAATTATTTTTTAGTGTTATTAGTTTTTCACCCAATTGCTTAAGGAACTGTTCCACATGATCCACGCTCATTGTGGCAGAACAGGAGCTACATATCCAGCTGTCAGGTTTAAAAGGCGTAGGAGAAGGCAAAACTAGTCCGGTGATACATTTGGGGCACTGCAAACTGCTAAGGTGCGTCCCAAGCTCTGTAGGGTCAAGGCACCGATCACATGAACAAGTAAAATACTTGGTTGTTGTGAGATGCAGCTGTCTGTTTGCTGTTCCCCACATCGGGTCTGTGTAAGAAGTGCTAATATGGCTGCCTTTAGGGATTTTTACCGCTGCCCTTACTATAAGGTTGAGCTGAATATCAAAAGTTCGCGTTGTGTTGGGAATACAATTGTGTTCAAATAGGCACGCTTTTCCATAAAGGCCTATAATATTCGGTCCCGGGATCTCAAAACCATTGACGTCAATGATGCCACACAGTTTGTGAATTTCTTCTTCATATACAGTAATCTTAAGGTATTGCTTCATGAAGTCCACCACATTGACTTGGTTCAGCTCGTGGACGCTGGTGTTGCAGCGCTTCTCCAGATGGGACTCCATCTGGTTGAGGGTGGTCCACTTGGCAGGGTCGTTTTCTTTGAGCCATAAACACCGCAGGGGCGTGATACACTCATACATCTGATTCACCTGCATAAACTTGTGCACTTGCACCTTGGATGTTCTGAAAAAGATGGGTTGTTAATTACTGTTAGTGATAGATAGCTGGTTGAGTCGCAAATTTTTCGTTATGTACTGTAGAGGAACATGCATGCATTATTTTCAGAGACATTTAGATGCAAAACGTGTCTATCCGTTCTAACTTCCTTTAAAGAATCTTAATTTACGCAAGTTACACAAGTTACATTATTTGTTACACAAAATCCAAATTCATAAATAGGAAATTCAACCTGTTTCTCGAGAGCTGACATTCTGGCTTGTGGAGATCGCTTTCTTGGCAATCAGGACCACACATGGGCCAGCCGCATGCTGAACAAGAGTATGTGCCGGCGACGGGGGTGAAGCATCCCAAGCACACAGGCATCGTTACCTGCATGCACGACAGACATATACAAGAGTTGAGGTTACCAGCGTAAATAGGTTCATGAGGCAGATCAATGTTGAAGGCAgaatacatatatttacataataGTAGCTAGACCACAAATTATATTTTTACATCCATTGATATTAGAATTATTCCACAGATGGAAAGACCTGCCGAGTTGTATACATACCTGACGAGGACCAAGTACTAAAGGAGAATCTTTCAGAATAACTTCGCCTGGCAGGATGTCCCGTGTAGCCTCCAAGTATCGCCCTAATTCTTCGGAGTAACACACCCTGCGGGAAAAAAACAACGTTCACGATAATCGTGATAATTgcataggaacacacacacacacacacacacacacacaccacggagAGAGCATTCGTATTCGGCATTCGTGTACAGTATTCGAATTATTGTTATTACAAATCAGTCAGAGGAGAGGTATTACAATATATTGTGAAAGGTGGTTTAACAGAACATTACtatgaaatgtaatgcaatgtgcaTTGTATGGAGTTTGTGTTGCTCAACATGTTGATTGCGATTGAGTCGATGATGTCCAGTAGGCTACACGGCAGTAGTCGTTACCAAATGCGGACAAATGAGATATATCGGTTACTAACAAGGAGTTTAGAGGGTTGGTAACTAATCATTGAGGAGCTTCTCACCCACAAACTCTCTAGCTATTCAAAAAacttcagaaagacctcaatcacattatcgaatggtcggaaaaatggcaaatgtcctttaatgttgacaaatgcaaagtcatgcacattgggtccagaaatagtaaccacacatacattatgaatgggaaacctctgcaagcgatgcaagaggaaaagaatcttggagtcactatcagcagtgacctgaaacacgcgaatcactgtaaaaaagcctacaataAAGCTAACACTATGTTCGGGTTCATAgggaggaacttcgagtgtagaacgccagacgtgatgctagccctgtataattccatggtaagaccgcacctcgagtatgtgGTACAGatttggtctcctaattacagaaaggacattaatTTActagaaaggattcaacgacgcgccacgaagatgataccaaccttaagggctcaaccgtacgaggaacgactcaagcgactcaatctctttacattggagaaaagacgcctgcgaggggatatgattcaagtcttcaagtatatgaaaaaaatcaataacgtcgattactccaaattctttgaactgcaaactagaactagaaataacggtttacccattcagtctagtcgatgtaacacagacatcggaaggagtttcttttcaaaccgagtcatccgtcactggaacaatcttccttcagaagtagtaaatgcgaataccatcaactccttcaaatataggatcgaccgtcacttcgctgcgtcaggagtgaactgaatattgaggtgctttcatctgctcctcagtatcgaggtgcttttcatctgctccttaatatcgaggtgctttcatctgctccccaggccccaagtcaGTTCAGGGGGGCAACATGAGTTAAGCAAGACGCCGCCTCCATTAAAcacgcctgcgccataacgggcaaAGTCAGACCAACAGACCTAAACAAAAgagcctaccagcgccataggctaaaaaaaaaaaaaaaatcgagtaaaggaaaaagaacacgtGAGGGTGCAGCACCTCATCCCGTCCTCATCGAGAGCAGCTGTCGCCCGTCTCGGTCTATTTGCCTATCCCCTAtaaatatatttacacacactcaacacacacacacacacacacacacacacacacactgtgtgtgcaatgtttttttttttttcttttcattttcactaagacagagacaaagactgaAAGAGATAATATAACTCTGACACTTTTGAGTACCTGTAGGGACTGCATTCGTTGCGATGTATTTTCCAGTGCTGTTTTTGGTGATCCTTGCCACAGTAGATAGTGAGGTGACACTTGCTGCACCTCAGACTAGCTGGACACCCGCAAACGGCGCATGACCCAACAACCATCTTGACAGTTTGTGTCCACCTTTTTAGAGATAGAAAAGAGTACTTGGTGTTAACACTGTGTTATTACTGCACTTTTACAGTAAAAAagtaaatgagaagaaaacagtAAGTAAAGCTAACCTGGAATGATATTCTTTACATCATTAGACATGAAAAAATTTTATCTCGCCATATGTCATTGTAGTGAGGGGGGCATGGACTGCTAAGTAGGTGGTCCTGTCTCCAGATTAAGGAAAACTGTCAGTGCAGCTCGGGCGTAGTGAGTCACTGGAAGTAAGCAATAGCTTTGTCTGTCCCCGGTGCGCCACCGGAGTCACCTTTCGGTGACTTTACGGCTGGTGATGTTGACTATTCTTGAATAATGCTGtgactgaagaaagaggagacagaggaaaacaAGACGAAACTCGAAATGAGGGAAGTGCATGAGGGGGTAAGCAATTGTAGGGAGATTATCgaaagaatgcaagaaaggatgaaagattgAAAGGTAAGCACACtgagtgggaggaagaaaatTTGAGACTCTGGGCTCAGATAAGGCACATAAACAATGTCAATGAAAATAGAGAGTAGAAAATTAAATAGTTAAAAAGGAAAATCAGGAACTGAAGAATAAACAGGGAGATAATAAATGTGATATGAAGGAATATACTCAGGGCTTGCTGAAGCAGGAAGTCAACAGaggaacaataaaacaaaaaaagtgtcCTGTAAGGAAATATTATTATAATAGCAAAAGGAGCAGAGGagtaacaaagagaaggaagtgatgaaGTTCATACAAATGAATGAGTCACTGATTAGTGATGCTGCAAAGAAGAGTACTAATATACGgattaaaagagggaaaaatcacataaaaaatTAAGAGAAACGAACGGTGAAGAGGGTTTAGAAATTGCTCAAAATTTTAATGATAAGGTTGAAACAAAACTTGAGGATTATGCAGACGAAGAAAATCGACTTGGAACGTTCGTGGAATGAAGGGCTCCGCTATTGAAACTAGTGTTAAAGTCGGAAGCGGAGACAGGGCAATGCTGGAAGAGCCATGAGACTGAAGCAAACGGAAGAATATGAGAAAGTGCTTATAAGGATGAATTTGGAGACGggaagaaagacaaaagtaaaagtaaaagatgaagtaaggaagaggaatgaaaagagattatgtgtgcgtgcgtgtgtgtgtgtgtgtgtgtgtgtgtgtgtgtgtgtgtgtatatatatatatatatatatatatatatatatatatatatatatatatatatatatatatatatatatatatatatatatatatatatatatatatatatatatatatatatatatatatatatatatatatatatatatatatatatatatataatattcacttcattcagagagagagagagagttttctttacagaaaatttatttaggaatttcatcagactcatgaaattcctaaataaattttctgtaaagaaaactctctctctctctctctctctcctgaataaagtgaatatttttttcgataaaaagaatTGCATttgtatacgtagttattatggatgtactcatagtcttataacaataacaatatatattagtatcctaaaaaaaaaagtctgagaTGAAAAATTattcaataaatccaataataaaatgatggagacgggagctatgatggtaacgaaaaacaggacaaaatggtgggaacttgggaagacggtcagcgaggcagtgactcagcagccgcttattattatttatcattacacTGTGCATGTGGTTGGGTTTGGGTGCAGGTGttggtgagtgcgtgcgtgcgtgcgtttgtgtgtgtgtgtgtgtgtgtgtgtgtgtgtgtgtgtgtgtgtttacattcccgcctattgcgccggtaggctttcttcaggggccagatggtcggcatAAGCCTGTCGTGGCGctggcaattttttatagtggcgccaattcttagctcatgctgccccccggaactcattcttaatTCACTGGACAGTTTCTTCTTGAGtccggttgatgggtggtcttctggacagcatgtgggtagtctaacctggtagcagcgacgggccaaatatgtggctttaccgtgtaccagcgacgggccacatttttgccatgatgtaaacccccagaaatagatgatgcataaactgctcacaaatgtgttgatataaattatgaaaagtttgcgtgagtgatgattttttctcatttttctctcttagagcagcctttaagaaacatgatccccgcagctaccaggttaagccccgttcacactgtatcgactctgggccacgactacccacgactctagggtacacgaggtcttgggtgttgatgtgaaagggttgggcatgttctgaaagaggtcttgagactgttgccgaatgctgggccgacgtcgtgacgggagtctggagtcgtgagggttagcacgacatgctggcaactagttggccgaatgtcccagacagtcggcaagacaccaagatcCCAATAaaacttcccccccctcccctcccccccttcttggagcgtgggaaccaacttgtcaaatggaaaagtcgctgggctgtcgtggcccagagtcggcacagtgtgaacggggctttgggctactcggcggtgactgaaaaatcccaggtggtagcgtggggattcgaaccgacgttgtccatggcgtggtgaatgtgagcccagcacgctaaccactcaaccaccgcctaccctgtgtgtgtgtgtgtgtgtgtgtgtgtgtgtgtatatatatatatatatatatatatatatatatatatatatatatatatatatatatatatatatatatatcatacatacatacataatatatatatatatatatatatatatatatatatatatatatatatatatatatatatatatatatatatatacacaaagtaaCAGCAAGTTCACCTACCGCTTTTTGGAAGTGCTCCTAACGCAGTGCCCGTCCGCAAGGAAGTGTGCGGAGCTTCTATGCCAAAACCTTCATGTGACACCACACCGTGAAATCTTAGGGTATATTAAAAGCTCGCTCGCTGAGCGTTCCTTTAATTTCAGCAGTGTCTTTATTCTAATCACTTATACAGTATTTTTAAGTAAGTGTCAGAATCTAGCAGGCAGAGCAATTCACAGTAAATTTTCTGTGAACGATTGAATGGCCATATACTTCATAACCAAAAGCtaagctactctctctctctctctctctctctctctctctctctctctctctctctctctctctctctctctctctctctctctctctctctctctctcaattacctTCAAAAATTGTTGATCAGATGATGTCTTGCTCACCAAGAAAATATCCGTTTTAGTCTTGATCGTTTCCTGATTTGCCAGAgtatcttgtttattttccttttcgtatCTTTTGTAAAGTTTTCTGGGTAAAGGGAGCGCTTACTGGCATCACAAAGCCGGCAGCCACTACTGTAGAAGTACGGCCTGGCCAACGACGGCCCTCGCGCCAAAATAGAACTAGGAGGTAGGGAGGTGGGTGATGGGGGGTGCGCATTGTCTTGTTGCCATTACCTTCTTATTGTTTATTTCGAATCCATAAATACAGCAGCCTTTAATGAATTACATCGTTGGATGACATTTGTAGTAATAACATATCCACGAAAACAGGCTCGACTGTAATGAATAACACTATTAAGAATACAGCTGATTAGATGACGGAGATAAGCAGCGTGTCTCTTTGTTCCTTAATTCAAGCTTGTTTGTTTCTTAATTCAGGCGCC comes from the Eriocheir sinensis breed Jianghai 21 chromosome 46, ASM2467909v1, whole genome shotgun sequence genome and includes:
- the LOC126980958 gene encoding SET domain-containing protein SmydA-8-like, yielding MVVGSCAVCGCPASLRCSKCHLTIYCGKDHQKQHWKIHRNECSPYRVCYSEELGRYLEATRDILPGEVILKDSPLVLGPRQVTMPVCLGCFTPVAGTYSCSACGWPMCGPDCQESDLHKPECQLSRNRTSKVQVHKFMQVNQMYECITPLRCLWLKENDPAKWTTLNQMESHLEKRCNTSVHELNQVNVVDFMKQYLKITVYEEEIHKLCGIIDVNGFEIPGPNIIGLYGKACLFEHNCIPNTTRTFDIQLNLIVRAAVKIPKGSHISTSYTDPMWGTANRQLHLTTTKYFTCSCDRCLDPTELGTHLSSLQCPKCITGLVLPSPTPFKPDSWICSSCSATMSVDHVEQFLKQLGEKLITLKNNSLNTSEAFLKATTTKLSENHYYRSDVKLAMAQLYGHGGGQQQQQQQDLSDLSKDLLERKETLCREVLAIANIFSPGETKLRGLLLYELQATCREKYRRLPKKMRNAQQSRQLLQKCADWLKEASIILQRESPLLDEYHLGMQAESDLDSILGIISRLR